CTGAAACTGGCGCTACATCAAATTTCTTCGGTCTTACGAATGATAACATTCCTGTAGATTCAAATCAAGCGATTGGACAAGCTGGACCAAGTATAGAAAGTCTATTCGATTTCAACCTTCTAGATCCAAATTATATGAACATGTTAAACTCCTTCGATACAAGTCTCACCGATCCTGATCCAACTCTTCAATCTTTCCAAGACTCATTATCTAAAACGGCACAACCTCAACAAACCTCAAGTATACCTTTCCAGGTTCAgcctaaatcaccttctcccCCTCCACAAATCGGGCCTTTGACGTCTTCGGTAATCGATCCCGGCGGTGCCGGCGGTGTACAGAATCAGCCTCAGAATCAGTCTCAGTCTCAATTGTCCAACAATCAGGTTTATGGATATACGGATTCAAACAACGGCAATGATCCATTACGTAGAGGATCAGATGCTACGTATGGATTTGTGGATATCAATAATGCAAGAGACTGGCTGCCTATGGACACAGATGACTTTACTCCCGCAAGTACGAGCACGACTAGTCGGAGCAAATCGTTTTCCGTTAATTCAATTGGACAGGAAGATCTGGCAAAATTCGCTCAAACAAGCTCCAGGGCACTATCTTCTTCCGAAGTGGCATACAACCAGATGAGACAAGCCTATGTCGAACCTGAATCGTTAAGCCCAAATGATTTGCTTAGTCAGGTCGAAAGCACGATGGTTCCTGCAGCTGGTCCAGGTAGACATACCATGATTTATTCCGATAGTAGAACCACCTTTAACGATAATAATCAGACGACCGAATCGAGTCAGGATCCTCAAAGATGGGTTACGGGTATTACCGATTCTTCGCCCCCCGATGCACCCGCCGGAATAGGCACAAGCCCTGTTGATCATAATGAGTTCAAAGATAAGGATAGTGATGGGTTCACCCTGGTTGGAGGATGGTTTGATGCGAACGACTTGCCGAAAGTTGCAAGGGACCATTTGTGCGTGATGCCATTGAACCTTGATTCCACTCTTGAATTGATAGCAAGCTGATCTAGACGTGTTCGTAGACTTGATTTGTTCTTCTCCGGAATGAGACTATTCGGCCAAGAATTCCACGTACCGAGGTTTATGGCTAGGTGAGTCGCCCCTTTCCGTTGTTCAAGGAGAATAGATCAAACATACTGAAATTTGATCACATAGCCTTACACTTCCAGCTCACAAACGACCTCACCCTTGTCTGCTATACACTATGTATACTCTGGCATCTCGAATATCGGACTCGCCGCCCATTAGACAACTCGAACCGCATTTCTACAAAATCGCATCTAGTCAATTGGAACAATCAATAGGTATGGCAGATCGCTTGTTGGATGCTACACGGGCAAGTACACTTCTGGCAATCTATAAATTTAGTAAAGCTAGGTATCATGAGGGCTGGATGATGACTGGACAAGCCGCCAGGTAAGCGCAACAAACCCGCACTTTCCATATCTATTTTTTCCTATGTTACTTCCTTCCAAATATGCTTCGCACGCTTTCTTCTTGCCTCTGTCGGTGCTAACGTGGACCTCAATCGCTAGACTGGCTATTTCTTGTGGATTACAtcaaattccttcttcagtGTATAAACCGCCAACAGGGCCTAATGTAAATGCAGACTTGGCAGGAATGATGAGACATCGGTCTTTTGTCTTGCCCCCTCCTAAGGATGCTATAGACCTCGGTGAACGGATTTGGGTTTTGTGAGTTCTCTCATGTTTATTGGCGGCCTCTATGCCCCTTGTAGGTCAGAACGTTAACTGACATACCCTCGAAGTTGGTCAATCTACACTACGGATCGATGTGGAAGTATCTCGACTCAATGGCCTCCTGCCATTCCAGATGATATAGTCACTACTCCATTCCCCCGACCATTGCACGAATATGAGCTTGTAAGTAACATCTCACTTCCGCCCTCAAAACGGGTCTCCAGCTTATTAGGATATTTCTAGGGCTTGGTTACGgaacaagatgatttgaaatcAGTTCAATCGATATACAAACCAACATTCCATCACAATCCATTACCCCACTACACTGAGACCACTATGATCTCAATTCGATTACGTTCAATCAGTATACTAGAAAGAGCTTCCAAATTGATGTATGTAActcctgaagaaggttggGAAAGATCGATACCTACTCAAATTTATTCCACTGTCAATTCATCAAGCAATTCACCATCGGCAAATATAGATGATTACTTATTCAGTCAAATTAAAAGCGCTGCTGGATTGTCAacgaattatcaaaataactcttcttcaagtaGTACAGGTTTTAGTCCACAATCTAATACAAGTGATCAAAACTTTTACCCTGGTTCAGGATCAGGATCAGGTTCAACTAGTAcgaatggaagaagatcaagtaaACAGAAAGAAGGTTGGACTAGAACTGCTCGTATAAGAACACCTAAAGCATATGAAGAAGTTAAACAAGCATTATTGAGAATTGAAACTGATTTACCACCTGAATGGAGAGTTGAATGGTGGAAATGGGATGGAAAAGTACAAGAATGGCATTTTACTAAACCTAGGAAAGATTTAATAACACTTGTAAGCCTTTTTCTCTATCTTTCTTATGTTCAGTAGTCAGTGAGGAATCAGTTGCTGATGTTTGAACGGTTAATGAAATAGCATTTCGTTCTTGGATGTGCTTGGATGTTCTTATATGATGTTTTTGCATTCAATGCGGAAAATACGGACGCTGTTAATGTTGCTAAACGATTAACTGTCACTGTTAGATTTGTTAGAAAGGATGCAATGACAAGTGATTTAGATGTATTCATAGCTATGACGTGGGttattcaatattttgattgaatgatagataaaataaagctaatttgTAGGCTCAATTAGATGGTCAtttatttcaaaaattttgattagagaaatgaaaagattaCAATCTATAGGAGATATTACTGGTGAGTTTAGGAAATGATGCTATTTTCCAAATgagaatcaaatgaattattgaattcatcaaaaaatgaactgattttttttttttttttgggggGAATATAGGTgcaaatgaattagaacCTGATATTTCAGTTTTAGTAACAGcattaaaagaatttggAACACGTTATACAATTGGTACAATGCAAGCAATGCGTACTGAAAGatataaaaaatcatcaaaagaagaaattgattttttaaataaaaatgaattaaatagtgatgataatgaagaagaagaaggaaatgaagaagaagaaaaaaatgaaagatataaataattttcaaaatcaaatttaaatttacattctatgaaagaattattttaaaagaaataaccaaaaataaattattttttaaatgattaattaatttatattataGATTTAaaaatctttcatttttttattttttaaaaaaacattataatttgattttttgattttttgattttttgatttttaaattgaatgaattgtTCGATTCCTTAATAGTCAATAAGAATttaatataaattataGAATAAATAATTAATGTATTTAGTTGTAATGTATGAATCAGGTTACAAACTTTGtatattgataatatgAAGCACAAATATACttgtattgatatttgatattcttgatattctcaaatcaattaatttgtTAAATGACTGATTCTGACTCTACCAATCAATGAAACTCATTTTCCAATAAAAGTTCATTTCTCGAGTTAgcaaatcaaagaagaacTGTGAGACTAGtatcatttcaaaaatgCATAATCTCAAAGGTGATTACTGCGTAAGAAAACTCCTATTCTACCCTATCTTCTAAAATGTAGTCCTAATTAACCTTAATTGCTACGTACACATCGATATCATACACCATATTCTAATTTCCGCTATAAAGAGCTTATCGGTAGAActaattttcaaaataaaaatatattAGTAAATCAATTGCAAAATCTGGTGATTAAACGGAAAAACCCAcatgatcagcttgaagGTTAGCAGctatttcagcttcagctttatCACCATTAGctaataatttttctttattatatAAAAGTTCTTCTCTAGTTTCTGTAGAGTATTCTGCGTTTTGAGCTGATAATGAATAAATTTACATTAGCGATTTTGTCACAAACATGTGAGATTTTAGAGGATGACAACATTGACTCACTTTCAACAATGGCATCTACAGGACAAGCTTCTTGACAAAATCCACAATAAATACATTTTGTCATATCAAGATCTAAATttaccaaaaaaaaaaaaaaaaagaaacgCAATTGTCAATTCAgttaaatgaaatttctaatttGAAATAAAACAAGATTAAACTAACCATATCTTGTTGTTCTCCttgatccatcttctctAGCCTCAGATTCGATCGTTATAGCTTGTGCAGGGCAAATAGCTTCACAAAGTTTACAAGCTGCAAAAAGTTATCACTTTAAAAAAATCgaacaaaatgaaatattaACTTGGTATGGAAACTCACCGATAcatctttcttcaccatTTGGATATCTTCTTAAAGCATGTTCACCTCTAAATCTAGGTGATAAAGGACCTTTTTCGAATGGATACATAATTGTATATGGTGGTCTAAAGAATTGTTCAAGTACAATCCACATTCCTAAAATTATAAAGTTTCTGTTaaattatttcatttttttacATTGATTGGTATTTCGCAAATCGCGTGATTGATttaaactcacctcttACAATTTCAGtaaagaaaaacaattgACTAGCTTTATCTAAAGCACTAGGTCCTTTTGAATAATCAGGATATGAATCAGATCCAATTGAAGTTCCAATTTGTTCAATATTCCCTATATCTTGTCTTGATCCTTTAGAAGTTGAATCAACTGTAGTTGATTCTCTTGGATTAGGTGATTTTATTGGTCCAGGTGTAATTGTTCTAGGTCCAGTATTTCTAGGTAAAAATGGATTTTTTCCTTGACCTTgaccatttccatttacAGGTGTTGCTAATAAAATTTTTGAAGTAGAATGTATTGATCTAATTGTTAATGgtaatgattttgattttgatgaagatgaaagtatAGGTCTAAATAATGGTATTAAATTTCGTGTCATTTtgtataatttcaatttcaccaaAGAACTTGAGCCAGGTTAGATTGAAAATGCGGAATGAGAGGGTTTGTATGAGATTAGTAAATTAAAGTGTCCCTTTTGTCTATCGATGTCTTTGTGTCTATACGATCAAGATTAGatattgaatgaattaTGCTTTTAGTAATATCAGATCGAATAGATATAATAAGATCGAGATTGAAATCTAACAAGCGTTGAATTCAAACCTCATTAACCAACGATAATTAACGCGATGTCACTCAACAACGGAGTTAAATAAATGTGGCATTCATTCAATATCCAATCATTTTTACCCTACTTCAAATGCATCCATCCCCATATCAACCACGTGTTAGATAGTATAGCAGATAGACTACGTTAACGTCATGATCAACTAACTATGCATGATACCGTCAATATAATAACGATAAGTACTTTACTGAACAAGCAGAAACGTATAATCTACatgaaagttgaagaattgaaaaatcgaaatgatCGAGCATACAAAATACGTTAAATATCGTTCCACTTGAGATTCTACTATATCAAAACATATCGGTTGATCGTGTATAATAagataaaacaaaaatcacACAATAAAATATAATCAAGAAATATCCTCCCATAATATCATAGCTCACAGCAATTCAAACAGGACCACCTTAATGACGATGTTGTTTAGCTTGATGTCTTTTCAAAGCGTCCATTCTCGTAAAATTCTCACCACAATCATTACATGTTACTTTTGGTTTATCTTTAATAGTTTTCCAAAGTAAAGCTTtatcttcaggtaatttacCATCAAGAactaattcaccttctcttcttgCATGTCTTGCCATATGTCTTGGTAAATCATATTTACGTGTAAAAACATCAGTACATCGATTATAAGGCTAGAAGATATTAAAGTTCATTTTTCTCAGCTTTCAATTTATAGACAAATGACACTTTAAATAACTCACAAATAATGGATTATTATAATCGCATTGTACTCCACCAGCTGGTATTTTTTCTCCACCTGCTGCACTTCcacttgatcttcttcctctatTTCCACCAGGTGGAGAATCCCCAACTTTTCtaacttttttaattgttcCTCCTTTCGTTACACCCCCAGGGGCATTAGCAGGATTGATATTTGCTTTACCACTAGCTTTCGCATTGGCTATTGCACGTTTAGTACCTGCCATAACTCTTCCTCTATTTGACGGTCTACCTCGCTTATGAGTATTGACAGCTCCGTATTCTGAATCATCCGCATCTGAAGGTGGTTCAGACGAAGCACTAGGTGATTTActctcatcttcaagtaTGGCTTCTTCGTCGAAATATTCCCTTTTAGAACTGGTTGCGCTATCTGGAGGTTCCATCGATTCTAATGCCAATTCGCTCCTTCTTCGCTTTTTAGGTGGATGTCCAGTACCAGTACCATTCCCATGAGCTTCAGCTAGATTGATTGGTACTGATGCGGATTGAGGTAGAGTCGGAGTGAGAGGAACACCGGTTGGAATACCAGATGATCTCCATTTATCTACCGCTTCTGCACCAGCTTTTCTCTTACCTTTGTGATCGAATGATGCAGCGTTTTCTTGGACTGGTAAATGTGCTTTGGGTTTCGGTTGAGATTGCATATGAGTAGCTCGCCAAAGTAAGTCTAATCCACTTTGAGCAGATTGAGATGATGTGGAAGGTGATCGATCTCTTCCATTATGTCCCACGGTGATCTCCTCGTCATCGTCTTCGGCCGCTCCGTCAGGATGTATGCTCAGAGGTAAGGctgatgattgatttatgCCAGAAGGAGTTGCAGCTGACGCGCCAATAGGCAAtgattgttgatgttgCAATGTACTTGGTCTGTCTTGGACTTTGGGTGAGATAGGTCGATTGATagatgaaggaggaggcattttatttgaagatctATCTCtattggaattgatgagACTACCAACTCCTGGGGAATTAGGGTATCCATTACCCACAAATCTCGGTGATTGAGGATTCGTTGATACCCATTCTATAGTTGGAATACACCAATCACTTTCTTCcgaagatgttgaagcaGCATCGGTCGTTGAACTACTGGTTGAGCTTTGTCGAACTACATTGGGTTGTTGAGGGGTAACGAAATTTGCTCCTCCTCCCGTTGAATTAGGTAGGAATTGCGTTCGACTTGATTGTAGATTATATGGTTCGAACATTGGAGCACCACTTTGATACAAAGATGCGGTACCATTCAAAGCTTTTACTGCTTCGTCAGCTTTAGCTAATGCTTCTGCTTGTTTAGCTGCCAATTCAGGATCTATGCCTTGTCCATTCGCATCTGCTCCACCAAATCCAACATTGAGAGATGCATGATAGCCATTTCCATTGGCACTTTGCTGTGACGAGTTGAATATGTTTGGACTACCCTCAGGTGATCTAGAATATACTGGGAAACCATCTGGACCGTAACTCGACCCGAGGTTTGATGGGATATGGGGATGGAGAGAGCTCGTTGATCCCTCTGTCGAAGTAGAGTATGATCTGTAGTGGGTATTGTTTTGACCGTTTATAGGAATAGCAGCGATATTTGATGTTGTAGCATAGGATGAAGAAGCCTGATTGCTGACAGGCATAGATTGAGGAATAATAGTTTGTGTTTGTTCACCTAATGCTTGTGTTATACCCAATGCGGATGACGACGTTGCTCCATTTATAGGAGAGTTGACTTGTAACCCATCAAGGTGATTAGcaagctgattttgattttctccATTACCAAAGGATGTTTGTAATTTGGGATCTATTTCCATATCGTATTCTCCTAAATCTTGCTTTTTAGCTCTAGGTGTCCGTATTCCGCCAGAACTTGGGGAAAGTGGAACGGAACCTGTACTAGGTGTAGCTGTATTACTATCACCTGAAAGTACTCTTCTCAAAGCTAAACCTCTTGGAGCGGGCGATATCGATTTTTGGATATTAGGATTAGATACTGGAGTGAGAGGATCAGTAGATATTGGTTCATCCGttaataaagatgatagagGTGCGAAATTTTCTGAGGGTTTGCTTGAACGTGGTGATCGTGGTGAGCgaggtgatttaggtgatttTGCTTTAAGAGGTATAGGTGATGATTTATTCGGTGGGGATTTGGCAGCTACCATTTTGTGTGATTGATAGCTGATGATTAGAAGGGTTAGCGAATCAGCCGGCAACTCCACTGCAAAATCAGGATGATGAGTCAGCCTACGAATATTTTTACATATAGTGGAACTGCTGATTACTCACATTGTATATCAGAGTATGCTAGTCCAGACCTCAGTTAGATATCTAATATACAATCCGCTCTCTCGATCTACAACTATTGCCAAGTTTGATCTCCCAATTCGCTAATACTCAGAATTGTTTATCCGGAGTCTGAGgttaaaagatgaagtagcttaaatcaaatgaaaggAGAGAtcgaaatgaaattatgaCTTGTTGATACttattgatcaaatgataagaTGAAATAATTTATGATGAATAAGTCTATAAATACGAGTATATAAATGATCATCGTCACCGctattttgattattacGAGAAGCATTCAAAGTGTCACTAAGTCAAGTTACTCTCGGCGCGTTCGGTTAAGTGCGGTGGCAAATCTCGGTCTTTTGCTTTTGGGTGGCAAATTAATACCTCGTGGCGGGTGGCGAATACTCCCCCATCTTTATCCTGTCATCGTTTTTTTATTCTCCTATCtgtgaagaagatgagaagtatatatcatttatgCATGGTCTTTATCTTACAAAACACAACACATTCCCAAGATGACTCGTATTCAAGGAGCTACTCTACTCAGAATTTTATGACTTGAATTTACTCATATCGCAATCGTTACGTTGTGATCAGGCCTCTGTGTAGAACTCTCCTCTTACTTACCAATACCAAAAACTTTAGCCAGCTTCCGTCCACTGCCATAATCATCCGCCTCGATCTTACTAATCCTGGTCGAGTGCGAAGTAATTCATCGTCCATCAtttatgattgatttgacatTCTCCAGTTGGTCAAGAAGCCTGATAACTTCCTTAGCGGcattattgaaatttgcCTTATCCGACTGTCCAAGTCCACTCGAGTATGAATCCCCTGATATTGGTTTACCATCATCAAGCTTTCTCCAATTTCCGATTTGTTGTTTTATCGATCTACTCTTCAGCCTGAAATGTGTTTTGATTTCGCTCTCAACTGCGCATAAATATGGGGTTAGCGAGTTCGCTATTCCCGTTGGAAGGGGAAACTTTAGCTCACATGGGTGTGGAGGACGTTTAATGTTGTTTGCCATAGCATCCACTAAAACCATTCGGCGCACGTTTGCAGAATAAGCTTTGCTCGCAGGTGTCTGTGGTATTAGCTCCTCAGATCAGCTTCCATATCTACTGTAAATAGGATGAAGGAAGTTGAGGCTCACTCCAGCATCATTGGCCCAACCTACCACATTAGACTCATTCAGCTCCTCGTCATGCTACCAATTGCTGAGAATACTTACCAGGCTCATTCGTATATGGTTCTTCGCAGAGGATCAAGCTCTGTATCGAAATCAACACTTGAAGCAAAGTAGATTGGCCTGAAATCCAACCTGGACCTTGCCATGTGCCTAAAAGACTCAAGCAGACTTTCTGCTCAACAAAAGCATTAATCAGCTCAACAGCTTTGACGTTTCGTTTTCATAAAAAGTATCGAGTACTTACGCCATCCGCATACAAGTTCGGATTCAATCTATATTTTCCTCCATTCGTAGTCATACTCTTGACATGTGGACATCTTAAGTTATAATCAAGTGGAAGGAAAATATCGAAAATGAAACAGCCATTTTCGTAAGGTGTACCTTCTGGGCCAATGATCATAGCTTTTAGCACGTCTACTCGTGTTTCATCAACTCTGAGAAATATCGTTGAATGCCATGCAACGGGTAAAGAAGTTGTAAGAATGGCTAATTCCTTTGCGATTGCTAAAGAACGCTTAGGCATATCCTATTAAAGTATCTTAGTCAGTCGGTTCCGAATGTTTACAAGATTCAGGAGCATAAACCTAACTGACCATACCTTCCAAAGATTGGATTGATCCGTCGAATGCATGTCGATAAGCTTTCTTATCCACTGTTGAAGGTTCAGTGAGATCGCAGTACTGAAATCTTGCTCTCCCTGCCCACTTTTCGTCTGCGCATGAAGAATCAGTCAATCGGCTAATAGCTCGTGGAGTAGTTGACTGacaaatcttcttcttagcCTCTTCCGTCAGACCTGTGACAGACTGCTCTTCTACCAAGACACCGACTTTAGGCAATCTAGGCAAAGACTCCTTCATTCTTTCAACGAATGGTTCTCCTTTCGTTTCGATGAGAGACCGATCGATTGCTTGAGCAGAATACACGATCTTCTCACTATCGCGCACAGGATATGAGCTAAAGGCTCAACAGGTGACTATCTGGAAAGTGGGATTATTTGCTTACCAGAAAGTCCTCAATTGGGCATTAGCATCCAGCCTCTCTCCCTCCTTCTGCTCCCTTTCTCGTCTAGCTACTTCTGCTCTACTCAGcctcttttcctcttccgTCATGTCAATTTCCTTGGGTTTTGATATGTCAGAGACAGCTTGTAAGCCTTTCAAAGCTGCTTGCGCCTGAATTACGCAATTCTCAAGCAATTCCCTTGGCGAGGATGATCCTTCGTATGTCACGGTGATAAACCCAGGACTATCAGGACAGGGAGCGATTGAAACGGGCCTCATTTGAGGCATCGCCAGCATACTTGCTAACGCTTCGTGATTTGAAACGAGCTTCCGTTAGAGCTCGAAATCAGCACAGTTATACACATGTAACGTCGAGCTCAAGATCTCACTTTCAACCAA
The window above is part of the Kwoniella pini CBS 10737 chromosome 11, complete sequence genome. Proteins encoded here:
- a CDS encoding NADH-ubiquinone oxidoreductase 23 kDa subunit, mitochondrial, with translation MTRNLIPLFRPILSSSSKSKSLPLTIRSIHSTSKILLATPVNGNGQGQGKNPFLPRNTGPRTITPGPIKSPNPRESTTVDSTSKGSRQDIGNIEQIGTSIGSDSYPDYSKGPSALDKASQLFFFTEIVRGMWIVLEQFFRPPYTIMYPFEKGPLSPRFRGEHALRRYPNGEERCIACKLCEAICPAQAITIESEAREDGSRRTTRYDLDMTKCIYCGFCQEACPVDAIVETQNAEYSTETREELLYNKEKLLANGDKAEAEIAANLQADHVGFSV